From one Coffea eugenioides isolate CCC68of chromosome 11, Ceug_1.0, whole genome shotgun sequence genomic stretch:
- the LOC113752068 gene encoding uncharacterized protein LOC113752068, which produces MTIALWFYDACIPINAINSPFFQKAIDQIASMGHGYKGPSYHSLRVNLLRNAKRYVKLVVDSFRNTWAKIGCTIMGDGWKDTRQRPLINFLIYCPKGISFIKSVDASDIVTSAENLCNLFAKIVEMVGSNNVVHLVTDNAKAAGSLLSERYLNICWSPCAAHCINLILKDIGDMNDVKAIVSLASTVTVFIYNHKFTLNWLRKTTGWKEIIRPGETRFVTTFLALKSLHDHKDSLQSLVTSDDYKKFLRIEKEKDVKQIILDEGFEITV; this is translated from the coding sequence ATGACTATTGCTCTTTGGTTTTATGATGCTTGCATTCCTATAAATGCTATTAATtctccattttttcaaaaagctATTGATCAAATAGCATCAATGGGTCATGGTTACAAAGGTCCATCTTATCATTCTTTGAGAGTTAACTTGTTGCGAAATGCTAAGAGATATGTGAAATTAGTTGTTGATTCTTTTAGAAATACTTGGGCAAAAATTGGTTGCACTATAATGGGTGATGGATGGAAAGACACTAGGCAAAGACCATTgataaattttttgatttattgtccTAAGGGTATTTCGTTCATTAAATCTGTGGATGCATCTGATATTGtaacaagtgcagaaaattTGTGCaatttatttgctaaaattGTTGAGATGGTTGGTTCAAATAATGTGGTGCACTTAGTTACTGATAATGCTAAAGCTGCTGGGTCTTTGTTAAGTGAAAGATATCTGAACATTTGTTGGTCACCGTGTGCTGCACACTGCatcaatttgattttgaaagaCATTGGTGATATGAATGATGTAAAAGCTATAGTGTCTCTTGCTTCAACGGTGACTGTTTTTATCTACAATCATAAGTTCACTTTGAATTGGTTAAGAAAGACTACAGGGTGGAAAGAAATTATTCGTCCAGGTGAAACTCGATTTGTAACTACCTTTCTTGCATTAAAAAGTTTGCATGATCATAAGGATAGTTTGCAATCTTTGGTTACTAGTGACGATTATAAAAAATTTCTGagaatagaaaaagaaaaagatgtgAAGCAAATCATTTTGGATGAAGGTTTTGAAATAACTGTTTGA